Within the Novosphingobium sp. SL115 genome, the region ACATCGACATGCGTTCGGCATTGGCGACGCTGTCGATCCATAGCGTCTTTGCGCCGATCAGGCGGGCGAAGACGATACAGAAGAAACCTGGCGCGGCGCCGGTTGAAAGCACGACATGTGGCCGGAACTTCAGCACCAGCCACGCTGCTGCCAATACACACCGGGCCGAATTGATGATCTGATCGCGGTTGCAGTCAGGCAGAATCGTCGCGCCCTCTATCCCTGCGCGGCGGGGCAGATCGGGGTGCGTCGTGGCAAAACGGACGTCAAACTTTTCAAGCGTTTCGCGGAGCAGCATCATCTGCTCCCAATGCCCGCCGGCGGACGCGACCGCCAAGACCCGTTTCATCGTATCTGACCTTTCTGCTGTGCATGCGAACGGTAACGGTTACCAATGACAAACTTGCCATTGGCGAGGTCGTTACACGGTCCTATCTCTGAGGCCACTCCCGCCCCGCCTTCGGCTGTGGCATTGTTCAGCCTGCGGCCACGTCCTGATGGGATATCGGGGCCTTGATTGCCAGAGGAACCGGATTGCGAAACGTGAAGAACCCATTTGTTCTTAAGGTCTTCGGCGCGGTTGTCGCCACCCTTTTCTGTGGCTTTGCTCCTGGCGCGGTACTGGCTGCTGCCAGCGATGCACCACCTGTCGTGCAATGGCCTGTACGGTTGCGTCAGGATCTCGATCGCGGTGGCCAGATCGAATGGCGACTGCGCCGCGCGGCAGGAGAATCCTGTGCCGTTTCTACCCCGGACATCGGCGTGGTGATTGATGATCCGCGCGATTATGCTGCGGCAGACAGGCCTTTGCTTCGGCAGGCTCTGGCCATGGATCAAGACCCGGTATTTGCTGGCGTGGCCATGGGCAGCCCGGCACAGCAGGCCGGGCTGCAGCAAGGCGATACCCTGATGACGATCAACGGGCGCAGCGCCCGCGAACTGGGCGATTCGCGAGACAAGGGCGAAACCGCGTCGACGGCGGTGGCACGCCATCTGCGAACAGCTTTGGCAGATGGTGCGACCGATCTTGCCATCCGGCGCGGCGAACAAAGTGTAGCGCTGCGGATTGCGCCTGTTGTGCACTGCGGCATACGGGTGATCCTGCAAGCAAGGCAGGGCATTGATGCCCACAGCGACGGTCGCAATGTCGCGGTGTCCACCGGTCTTGTCACTTTTGCACAAACCGATGCCCAGCTTGCGCTCGCCATCGCACATGAATTTGGTCATGCCATTGCCCGTCACGGCAAGCCCAAGGGGTTGAAGGAGCGCCGCCGGATGGAGGATGAAGCCGATCTGATCGGCATTCGCTTGACCACTTGTGCCGGTTACGATGCCGAACAAGCGATGGTGCTGTTTTCGCGGCTGGGCAAACGTGATGTGCTGTCGTGGCTGCGTGCGCCCACGCATCGTTCGTTCGGCGCGCGTATAGATCATATGCGGCGTGGACTGAACGGTTTTGTCTGCGGCAATGACTGGTTGGCGGGCAGCCTGTGATGCATGCTGGCTGGTTTCAGGCCCACTAGTTTCAGACCATGGTATTGCAGGTTTGACCACAGTTGATCCGCAGCGGCGATCAGAAGGCCCGGTCATGCACCAGAACGCGGACCGTGTTCAGGATGATGTTGATATCGCGCCAGATTGTCCACCCGACCAGATATTCAAGATCGGCTTGCAGGCGGTTGGCAAGGTCGGATTCGGTGTCAGTTGCCCCCCGCAGGCCGCGGACTTGCGCCAGCCCGGTCAGGCCGGGTTTCAGCGAGTGGCGCAGCCAGTAGCGATGGTCGACTTCCCAGAACAGCTTGTCGCCCGCCAGTGAACCGATGGCGTGTGGGCGCGGGCCGACGACGCTCATTTCGCCTCGCAGCACGTTCAGCAGCTGGGGCAGTTCATCGATGCTGGTGCTGCGAATGATCCGGCCAATCCGGGTGATGCGATCATCATCCTTGCTGGCCGACCGCGCGCCTGCGGAATCAAGTTGAGCGACGCGCATCGAACGGAATTTGAAGATCGGGAAAAAACGGTTTCCGCGCCCTGTCCGCTTCTGGACAAAGAACACCGGACCGCCATCTTCCAGCTTTATAAGCACCGCCACCAGCAGCAGAACTGGGCTAAGCGCCAGCACTGCGCTGCCTGCCAGAACCACGTCGAAGAGGCGCTTGATCGCGCGTGAACGCAGGCCCAGCGGTCCACTGGCGACGATCAGCGCGCCAAAACCGCGGTCACGCCTTGCGCCGATCACGCCTAGGCTGCTGACTTCAGGATCGACGATTTCACCCGACACATTGGCGCTTTTGAAGACCAGCGCCCATGCCGTTCGCCGTTCACGGGGGCAGGTGACCATCACCCTGTCCATGTTCATCATATACAGGCCCAGACGGTCCATCATGTGCGGGTCGGAAAGATCGGGTGCCAGATGATGTTCGCGTGCATCGATATGATAAGCATGGGGGACGCGCAGAGCTTCGCCGCCATCGTCGATCAGCAGGGTGTTGGTGGCCGCTTCACCACACCGCGCCTGCACTAGCGGACGGGTAAGCGAACGGACCCACAACAGCAGGATCAGGCTGAACGCCAGCCCCAGCAGTGAAGACACGCGCGAAAAGCTGTCCGTGCTGCGCGTGGCAAAGCCGACAAACAGCAGCACCGTTTCTGCACCCATCAGCGCGGCCAGCGAACGCATGCGCGCAAAGCCGGGTTTGCGCAGTGCGGCCAGCGAATAGACCTGCAGGCTAAGCGCGATGGTCCAGTAAATCGGAACCAGTACCTGACTGTGCAACAGCGAAGTCTGTTCGGTGAACGTGCCGAAATACAGCCAGCTTGCGCTGCCAAAGCCGATCATCACTGCTGCAGCGTCGATCAGCAGCATTGCAATGTAAAGCTGGAGACGGCGTTGTTCGAGAGAGGGCGCCAGCGGCAGCGTGATTCTACGACGATCTGTCGCTTCGCGCATCTCGCCAAGGGGAACGTGCTTGGTCATTCCGGGTCTCGCTGTCTCTTGCTTTCACCACTCCGCCGAAGGTTGCCTGCGGGCGGAACTGTGCGTCCAGACGGGTCTGGAGAAATCGGATTCGGTGCGACCGTCGCCGTGCTTGCTGCACTGCGCAAAAATACTTAGTAAGATTCCTATAGCAAGCAGAAATCCATTTTGGAGCGAAATTTCTCACTCGAATGGGCTGAAATATGGCCCTTTCTACCGCGCTGCGGCGCGACAGATCTCGGTCAGGCCCTGCGCCAGAGCCAGTTCGCCGTTGCGATTATCGGCAAGAAGTGTGCGGTGCAGCATGGTTAACCGGTCGACAAGCCTTGCCAGCCTGGCACCCCGCCACCGCTTTAGCTGCGCTGTCAGGTCTGGTCGGTCGCGAAAGAACACGCGCCTTGCCGCAGTTTCCTGTTCCATGAAGGCGTTGACGTCACCGCGCTCGCCCATTCGCCCGGCAAGCTGTACCAGTTGTGCGGCGCGGCGTTCGAACGCCAGCAGCAGTCCTACAGGGTTCAAACCCATTTCGCGCATGCGGGATAACTCGCTCGGCAGCTTGCGTACGTCGCCGCTTAGCACCACGTTGACCAGTGGCATCAGGCCGTCATCCTCGCTCACGGCGCAGACCGCATCCAGTGCTGCAGCATCGCCGTTGCGCGGGGCCTGCGGACTGGCATCCAGATAGAGCGCGAGCTTCTCTATTTCGCTACGGGCCATGCGCGTGTCCAGCGCAGCTGCGCGGGCGATTCGTTCGGCAAGGCTGGCGGTCAATTTCACGCCCACCGCATCGCCCATGTCGCGCACGGCATCCGCTACGGCTTTCAGGTCTGGCGGATGGAACATGACCACCACCGCTTCGGCCCGGTTTTCCAGGAGCTT harbors:
- a CDS encoding glucuronosyltransferase, yielding MMLLRETLEKFDVRFATTHPDLPRRAGIEGATILPDCNRDQIINSARCVLAAAWLVLKFRPHVVLSTGAAPGFFCIVFARLIGAKTLWIDSVANAERMSMCGNLSRYFSSACITQWEHLATDGRPGYMGSLL
- a CDS encoding M48 family metalloprotease, with translation MKNPFVLKVFGAVVATLFCGFAPGAVLAAASDAPPVVQWPVRLRQDLDRGGQIEWRLRRAAGESCAVSTPDIGVVIDDPRDYAAADRPLLRQALAMDQDPVFAGVAMGSPAQQAGLQQGDTLMTINGRSARELGDSRDKGETASTAVARHLRTALADGATDLAIRRGEQSVALRIAPVVHCGIRVILQARQGIDAHSDGRNVAVSTGLVTFAQTDAQLALAIAHEFGHAIARHGKPKGLKERRRMEDEADLIGIRLTTCAGYDAEQAMVLFSRLGKRDVLSWLRAPTHRSFGARIDHMRRGLNGFVCGNDWLAGSL
- a CDS encoding sugar transferase, with product MTKHVPLGEMREATDRRRITLPLAPSLEQRRLQLYIAMLLIDAAAVMIGFGSASWLYFGTFTEQTSLLHSQVLVPIYWTIALSLQVYSLAALRKPGFARMRSLAALMGAETVLLFVGFATRSTDSFSRVSSLLGLAFSLILLLWVRSLTRPLVQARCGEAATNTLLIDDGGEALRVPHAYHIDAREHHLAPDLSDPHMMDRLGLYMMNMDRVMVTCPRERRTAWALVFKSANVSGEIVDPEVSSLGVIGARRDRGFGALIVASGPLGLRSRAIKRLFDVVLAGSAVLALSPVLLLVAVLIKLEDGGPVFFVQKRTGRGNRFFPIFKFRSMRVAQLDSAGARSASKDDDRITRIGRIIRSTSIDELPQLLNVLRGEMSVVGPRPHAIGSLAGDKLFWEVDHRYWLRHSLKPGLTGLAQVRGLRGATDTESDLANRLQADLEYLVGWTIWRDINIILNTVRVLVHDRAF
- the holA gene encoding DNA polymerase III subunit delta; this translates as MKLTQKNFAGSAARVARECRIFYFCGPDEAGASDAANRVAGLLGDAEKVEMSGAELRRDPVRLADEARSVSLFGDRRIIHIRAVGDDAFDAVETLLASPVDGWPVLIVATSATDKSRIAKLLENRAEAVVVMFHPPDLKAVADAVRDMGDAVGVKLTASLAERIARAAALDTRMARSEIEKLALYLDASPQAPRNGDAAALDAVCAVSEDDGLMPLVNVVLSGDVRKLPSELSRMREMGLNPVGLLLAFERRAAQLVQLAGRMGERGDVNAFMEQETAARRVFFRDRPDLTAQLKRWRGARLARLVDRLTMLHRTLLADNRNGELALAQGLTEICRAAAR